A region from the Benincasa hispida cultivar B227 chromosome 10, ASM972705v1, whole genome shotgun sequence genome encodes:
- the LOC120088797 gene encoding UDP-glucosyltransferase 29-like: protein MDDQQVGSKILMFPWLGYGHLCAYLELAKALSTRNNFHIYFCSTPVNLDSIKPKLIPSSSIEFVELHLPSSPEFPPHLHAANALPPHLGLTLHQAFAAAAPRFEAILQTLSPHLLIYDSLQSWAPQIASSLKIPAINFNTSGAFIISHGFHSIHYPNSKLPFSDFVLHNHWKAKLNPDASELARSVREAFFYCFNASCDVILINSFREVEGEYMDYVSLLSKKKVIPVGPLVYEPNDEEEDEDYSRIKNWLDKKEALSTVLVSFGSERYASEEEMEEIGKGLEESEANFIWVERINPKEDEEEKRRGFVERAGEKAMVVKGWAPQGKILKHGSIGGFVSHCGWNSVLESIVFGVPIIGVPVSWDQPFNARVVEEAGVGVEAKRDPDGKIQRQELAKLIKEVVVEKTREELRMKVREMSEILNKTGDEKIENMVAQISHLTNI, encoded by the coding sequence ATGGATGACCAGCAAGTTGGAAGCAAGATTTTGATGTTTCCATGGCTTGGCTATGGCCATCTCTGTGCTTACTTGGAGTTAGCCAAAGCTCTCTCTACCAGAAATAACTTCCATATCTACTTCTGTTCAACCCCTGTTAATCTCGACTCCATTAAACCAAAGCTAATTCCTTCATCTTCCATTGAATTTGTGGAGCTTCATCTCCCTTCTTCTCCTGAATTTCCTCCCCATCTTCATGCAGCCAACGCCCTTCCCCCTCACCTTGGGCTCACTCTCCATCAAGCCTTCGCTGCGGCTGCCCCACGCTTTGAGGCAATTTTACAAACACTTTCTCCCCATCTCCTCATTTATGACTCTCTCCAGTCTTGGGCTCCTCAAATAGCTTCCTCCCTCAAGATCCCCGCCATCAACTTCAACACCTCTGGTGCTTTCATTATTTCCCATGGCTTCCACTCCATTCACTACCCCAATTCTAAACTCCCATTCTCAGATTTTGTTCTTCACAATCATTGGAAAGCCAAGTTAAACCCTGACGCTTCAGAACTTGCCCGCAGCGTCAGAGAAGCCTTTTTCTATTGCTTCAATGCATCTTGTGACGTAATTCTGATCAATAGCTTCAGGGAGGTGGAGGGGGAATATATGGATTATGTCTCCCTTCTGTCGAAGAAGAAAGTAATCCCAGTTGGGCCTTTGGTGTACGAACCGAATGACgaggaggaagatgaagattatTCGAGAATCAAGAATTGGCTGGACAAAAAGGAAGCTCTGTCTACGGTTCTGGTGTCATTCGGAAGTGAAAGGTACGCGTCGGaggaagaaatggaagaaatagGAAAAGGGTTAGAGGAGAGTGAGGCGAATTTCATATGGGTGGAAAGGATTAATccaaaagaagatgaagaagaaaagagaagggGATTTGTGGAGAGGGCTGGAGAAAAGGCGATGGTAGTGAAAGGATGGGCTCCACAGGGGAAGATACTGAAGCATGGGAGCATTGGGGGATTTGTGAGCCACTGTGGATGGAACTCTGTGTTAGAGAGCATCGTGTTTGGAGTACCCATAATTGGAGTTCCGGTGTCTTGGGACCAACCCTTTAATGCCAGAGTGGTGGAAGAAGCAGGGGTGGGGGTAGAGGCCAAGCGAGATCCCGACGGCAAAATTCAAAGACAAGAACTCGCAAAGCTAATCAAAGAAGTAGTGGTTGAGAAAACCAGAGAAGAGTTGAGGATGAAAGTAAGAGAAATGAGTGAGATTTTGAACAAAACAGGCGATGAGAAGATTGAGAACATGGTAGCTCAAATCTCTCACTTGACCAATATTTAA
- the LOC120088914 gene encoding uncharacterized protein LOC120088914: MKKSTSKGESSTPQVRADPKMKDRVFDKIAQRLTASVRSVSAVPEKKYGIERMKALGATAFEETSRAMVESDRFVKKWIRRDYGKLGHYRKGCPQLISGAQTEQKATSQVVMQPKVTIQNKYLFPRIDDLFDRLNEASVFSKIDLRSSYHQLKVRESDIPKTTFRTRYRLYEFLVMPFGLTNAPAVFMDLMNMIFHAYLDKFVIVLDDILVKDAKFEWVDDCEQSVEDLKRRLVTAPILTLIVPGKEFKIYCDISRQGLGCVLMQGGKVIA, from the exons ATGAAAAAATCTACATCAAAGGGAGAGTCTAGTACCCCTCAGGTCAGAGCCGATCCTAAAATGAAGGATAGAGTCTTTGATAAAATTGCTCAGAGATTAACAGCTAGTGTAAGATCTGTATCGGCAGTTCCTGAGAAAAAGTATGGTATTGAAAGAATGAAGGCACTGGGTGCCACTGCTTTTGAAG aaacAAGTAGAGCAATGGTGGAGAGTGATAGATTCGTGAAGAAATGGATAAGAAGAGAT TATGGAAAACTTGGACATTATAGGAAGGGATGTCCTCAGTTGATTTCAGGGGCACAGACTGAGCAAAAAGCAACATCCCAAGTAGTGATGCAGCCTAAG GTAACCATACAAAATAAGTATTTGTTTCCTCGTATTGATGACTTGTTTGATCGGCTGAATGAAGCATCAGTATTTTCAAAGATTGATCTAAGATCAAGTTACCACCAGTTGAAGGTTAGGGAGTCTGATATCCCTAAGACAACATTTCGAACTAGGTATAGGCTTTATGAGTTTCTGGTTATGCCATTTGGTTTAACTAATGCTCCAGCAGTGTTTATGGATTTAATGAACATGATATTTCATGCATACTTGGATAAGTTTGTGATTGTTTTAGATGATATCCTGGT AAAGGATGCTAAATTTGAATGGGTAGATGACTGTGAGCAAAGTGTTGAAGATTTGAAGCGAAGATTGGTAACTGCGCCAATCTTAACTCTTATAGTGCCAGGAAAAGAGTTCAAGATTTACTGCGACATATCTAGACAGGGATtgggatgtgtgttgatgcaaGGTGGTAAAGTTATAGCTTAA